From the genome of Bacteroidota bacterium:
TCGCCCAACAAGGTCACGAGCCATTCCTTGACCGTCGTTTTGCCGTTGCTGCCCGTGATGGCGATGACCGGATAATCAAATCGTCTCCGATGCGCAGCAGCAAAGGCCTGCAAAGCCGCAACGGTGTCTTGGACAAGGATGGCCGCGCTACCTTCGGGCAATTTTGCAGAATCCGAAACCAAGAAATGCCGGACGCCTTTCTCAAACCCTTGCCGCAAAAACGCATGCCCGTCGCGGTTTTCGCCCTTGATCGCCACAAACAAAGTTGCTGCTCCGTCATGAATTTGGCGCGAGTCAAATTCGACCTCGGAAAGCAATTGGTCGGAAGCGGTCCCGACCAAACGGGCATCGTCGCCCATCATGCGGGCAATTTCTGCAAGGGTATATCGGAATCCGCTCATGTTTTGTGTCCGTGGCGAATTTCGGGAAAAAGATGATGCGGATTGGTGATGAATTTTATCCGGCTTCGTGAAGTACTCGGTGTTGTCTAATTTCAAAGGTCTTCGTGATGTACCTCGAAATTGCTTCGCAGTTCTGAATTAGCCTCGCTGTCCACCTGCGGCGCATCTCCATTCTCAATTCCCAATTAGCTTCGCTGAACTTCGTTTCTCCATTCCCAAAACCCTATCTTTGCGTTGCATGTACAAAGCGCGCGATTATTTTGACCGGGGCAGTCGGATGCTCCACAACCGGCTGTTTCCTCGGCATCGGAAGATTTCGACGCTGATGATCTATGCCACCGATCTTTGTGATTCGCGTTGCAAGCATTGCCTGATCTGGGCCAAGCGCCCCGTCAAATACCTTCCCAAGGAGAGCATTTATGCCCTGTTGGACAACAAATGCATCTCCAAGCATACCAAAGTCGGTCTCGAAGGCGGCGAATTTCTCCTTCATCCCGAGTCACGGGAAATCATGGCTTGGTTCCGCGAAAACCATCCCAATTTTGACCTGTTGAGCAATTGCCTCAAGCCCGATAGCCTCATCGAAGCTGTCAGAGCTTCCCCGCCGGTGCGCCTTTACATTTCATTGGATGGCACCGAGGAAACCTACAAGGAAATGCGCGGCAAGGACGGCTACAAAAATGTGATCAAGGTGATCGAGGCGCTGAAAAGCGTTGTCCCGATCTCGGTGATGTACTGCGCCTCGCCTTGGAATTCGATGGAGGACCTTGCGCACGTCGCCGACGTGTGCAGCTTGCACGGGGTGGACCTGCGCGTGGGCGTGTACAGCGACATCAAATTTTTTGACACGAAGGACGAAGCCTATCAGCAAGCAAGTTTGGGGGAGATCCCCGAAAACTTGAAGCAATTCAAGGAAAACTACGACTACCTCGTACTCTACGACGAATGGCGCGCGGGAAAATTGATTCTGCCTTGCAAAAGCATTCTGGACTCGGTGGTCGTGCTGCCCAATGGCGATGTGCCGATTTGCATGCACCTCGACGACAAACTGGGGAACATTCACAACAATACCTTGGATGAAATCCTCGCCCAAGAAGCGACGATTGCCACGCTCAACGACCACCACGACAACTGCAATGGTTGCTGGATCAACTTCCACCGGAAGTATGACCTGATTCTGTACAAAAATCTGGAGCGCTTTTTCCCGAAGGGGCTCGTGTCCAAGATGTTTGGCTACCATCAATGGACCGACGACCCCAAGCGGCGTTACAAGGACATCATTCAGTAAGCAGTCGGGCAATTACCGAACCACCACCTTCAGATAGTCGTTTTTCCCAGCCGAATTCAATTGCAGCAGGTAAATGCCTTGTGGCAAATCCATGGTTGGACATTGGACGACTTGATTGGCCCCCAAACCGCGCAGTTCCTTTTCCCATAGTTGACGGCCTTGGAGGTCGAGCAACTTGACATTGATGATCGAGGGAATTGCTTTGTCGCTGCGGAAGGCAAATTGGCCATTGTTGGGATTCGGGAAAACCGTGAATCCAGGCAGTACCTGAACTTCATCAGATGCCGCGACCGGATTTTGAATCAAAACGGTGGCCGTCGGCGTGCGTACAGGGGCGTTGTAGTCAAAATAGATGTCAGCGAAGTTGTCGACTTGGCTTCCTGCAGTCAAGCCCAGGGACCGTTTTGATGCGGTACTTCGCAAAGCCCATGCTTCCGCCGGGGTTGGTAGCACTGTCGGGAAGCAAGATGTTTTCAAACCGCCAATGTGCGATGCCATTTGCCATCTGGAACGTGTAGGGATGGCTGGCATCGAGCAATTCCAAACTGGCAATGTCGAGGTTGGACTGCAGGGAGTCTTGGAGGCGCACGACATAAGCGGTATCATTCCCTGTATTTTGGAAGCGAATGGTATAGGTGAGCCAGATGCTGTTTTGGGCTTCGAGCGGGGTGAAAGGCCCTGCTGGAGAAACGAGTTTGTCAT
Proteins encoded in this window:
- a CDS encoding radical SAM protein, which encodes MYKARDYFDRGSRMLHNRLFPRHRKISTLMIYATDLCDSRCKHCLIWAKRPVKYLPKESIYALLDNKCISKHTKVGLEGGEFLLHPESREIMAWFRENHPNFDLLSNCLKPDSLIEAVRASPPVRLYISLDGTEETYKEMRGKDGYKNVIKVIEALKSVVPISVMYCASPWNSMEDLAHVADVCSLHGVDLRVGVYSDIKFFDTKDEAYQQASLGEIPENLKQFKENYDYLVLYDEWRAGKLILPCKSILDSVVVLPNGDVPICMHLDDKLGNIHNNTLDEILAQEATIATLNDHHDNCNGCWINFHRKYDLILYKNLERFFPKGLVSKMFGYHQWTDDPKRRYKDIIQ
- a CDS encoding T9SS type A sorting domain-containing protein; amino-acid sequence: MTAGSQVDNFADIYFDYNAPVRTPTATVLIQNPVAASDEVQVLPGFTVFPNPNNGQFAFRSDKAIPSIINVKLLDLQGRQLWEKELRGLGANQVVQCPTMDLPQGIYLLQLNSAGKNDYLKVVVR